The Phragmites australis chromosome 1, lpPhrAust1.1, whole genome shotgun sequence genomic interval CAGTAAACTTCACCATTTGATTACTTTTggtcagaagtcagaacaaagTTCATTTAGTTCTGTTCCACCTTTTTCTCTAGCAGTTCAAATGTTACTTTATCTTGTGCTTTCCCTTGGAAGTTTAGAATTTCTAAATATCCTTCCTTTATTTTTGTAACATATCACAGGAAAAAATATCCATCCTTCAAGAAAATGAAACATTACTTAAGGACAATGAGCGTCTCAATTCTGAAATGGACTCCTTGATGAAGAGCAGGGAAGCAGCTAATAGTCAGGTTGCTGCTTTAAGAAATTCTTTGGAAGCTGCGCACAAGGATataaaagagaaggaaaaaacgGTATTAGTCTCGTAGAAATCATCATCTAGAATTCCAGATGATTGATAGTTTAACTTTTCTGAATTTCCTAATCTTCATTTGATGAAAGGTTCAAGACCTGAAGCAGTCACTGGATTTCCAGAGAAAGGAACTGAATGACTGCAGAGCTGAAATCACAGCCCTTAAGATGTACATTGAAGGGACTCAATCAAGTAGTCAATTGTTTACTGGAAATAGTGATGGTTTGAAGTCGCATTCCATTGCCAACTCTATGGAAGAAGCAGCATCACTGAATAACGAAGATGAAAACTCAAAAGGATCTAAATCCATAACAAATAAGCTAGTATTGGCAGTGAGCCTAACTGAGGACACACAGAAGAATCACCAAGTTATAGAAAGTAGTGCTGAAGGTCCCCCAATTTCAGAAGCACCAGTTTCTTGCTCTGCTGATGAGAATGGCGGCTATGGTACTTCAGAAGATAAATCTGTCTCAAATATCTCGTCAGAAAATGTATCTTTTAATGGCAATCTACATGGAGCTTCCATGACTAGAAAAAGCCAGGGGAGTTCTGACAGCATATCTGTGTATTTATCAGAAGATAGAGTTCCTACTGAGAAACTAGAGAGCCCAAGTAAACAAAAATCTTCGGATAAGATGGTTAGTGTCCTAATATATTTCACTTACTGTGTAAAATATGCTCATTTAGTTATATCAATAACCATTATTCTGTCCTTATTCATTTCTGTAGGCTTTGGAGACTATAAAGATAGTTTCAGATGCACTTCCAAAGATTGTTCCTTATGTGCTCATAAACCATCGTGAGGTTTATCTGTGACCTTTGTAGTTTGCACCCATCTTTATTTAAGTATAACTAATGTTACATAATTCGACATGGTTTCAGGAGCTTCTTCCATTGATCATATGTGCTATAGAAAAGCATCCAGATAGTGATGTACGGGATTCCTTGACTCATACGTTATTCAATCTGATAAAACGTCCTGATGGACAACAGAGACGCATCATAATGGATGTATGCTCCTCTGAGTGTATAATTGTTTCATCATATCgcacaattttttttgtatttatCTGTTTTCCTTGTCATGTGGTGGCAGGCTTGTGTAGAGTTAGCTAAGAGTGTTGGTGAGATGAGGACAGAAACTGAGCTTCTTCCACAATGTTGGGAACAGGTATTATACGTTCCATGATAGATCTTCTGGCTTTCTTGAGCACATGATCTTACATTTACTAAATATGTTGGTTTATGTTTAGATAAACCACCAATATGAGGAGCGTAGATTGCTTGTTGCTCAGTCATGTGGAGAACTTGCAGTATATGTTCGTCCCGAGATACGTGATTCCCTCATTTTATCTATTGTGCAACAACTTGTCGAAGATGCTGCAACGGTTGTAAGGGAAGATGCAACACATAACCTGGCATTACTTCTCCCTCTGTTTCCAAACCTGGACAAATATTATAAGGTCAGCCTCGCTAATGCTTAAAATCAGTAATGAGTAGAAATTTGATTTCACAGAATTAGCTAAATTTAAGCTGTGTGGCAGGATAGAACATTTGGTTTAGTTAAGACTTGAGAGTTTGGAGGGTTTCAAATAACTGAAGAAAATATTTGTCATTTGGAAGTCCTGaattcctcttctttttttgggggggggggggggggtaggttGAGGAGCTAATGTTCCAATTGGTCTGTGACCCTTCGGGGGCGGTTGTGGAAGTCGCACTCAGGGAACTTGTTCCTGCTGTAGTAAGATGGGGAGGTAAACTGGATCAGATATCAAGAGTGCTATTGGCACATATCCTGGCATCTGCTCAGGTACACATGCTTGTGAATTTTGGGAACCCTATATTCTCTATCAGTTGCCATATGTGTCCTTATAACCTGTTATGCTTTCAGCGGTGTCCACCTATTTCAGGGGTTGAAGGTACAATAGACTCTCATCTTCGTGTTTTAGGAGAACAAGAGCGCTGGAACATTGATGCCCTCCTTCGAATGTTGACTGAGTTGCTACCATTTATTCATCAGAGAGCTATAGAGACTTGCCCGTTTGCATCAGTTGATCCTACAAGCTCTACACCAGAAAACTTCTCAGTATCCTGCCTAAAACTGTATGCAACGTAAGTTCTCGATTTGAATCTTATCTATTAACTACTTTAAGCAATGATTATTGGATAAACTGTATATGAACAATCAAAATTCATCTTTCACTGACGAACTGCATCTTGGTGAACTTGACAGGGGTGACACTGAGTGGTCAGCATTTGAGTGGATGCACACTGATTGCCTGCTGGATTTGAtcaagcttgcttgcttgttgcCCGCGAAAGAGGATAACTTAAGAACCACTATCACAAAGGTAAAAACTAGAAACCACCTCCTATACACATCTGACCATCTTCCTGTGTAGTTCTGATCAATCATTTCTGGAAACTGTTAGTGCCTTTTGGAAGTGTCTGGACGGTACGGAAAAAATTATTTGGAGCACATTATGCTACCAGTATTTCTTGTAGCAGCTGGCGATATTGATAGTggtgattttatctattttcctCTGTCAATCCAGTCCAAAGTTCGTGGTAAGAATGCATCTACTTAAAAGGTGAGGCTGTTTGCTATAGTTGTGTTTTTTCATAGCTTTTTATTGACTGTATTACAGGCTTGCGTCCAAAAACTTCAACTGCTGAAAAACATGCAATCTTGTGTGTCTTTCCATTGTTGCTGTCTGGTATTTTGGGTTCTCCTTCCAGTCATCAACAGTTAGAAGAATATTTGAGAAAAGTACTTATCCAAAACACGAAGGATGGTTCATTTGCTATGCATCATACTGCTGAGATCATTAACGCAGTTCGGTTTCTTTGGTGAGTAACTAGACTAACTGATTGTATTGCATTAAATATCATGATCTCATGCTTTGTTTTCATGTATCTGACTTCTTATGCTTGTAGCTTATTTGAAGAGCACCACAGAGTCATCTTCAATATTTTGTGGGAGATGGTTGTGAGCTCTGATACCAACCTGAAAATCAATGCTGCAGCTCTACTGAAAGCACTTGTAAGTTTATTGTACGTGAACAATTCAACGATCTTCTATGTTGTTTATGGTATTCTTAATCGCTTTCACACACAGGTACCATACATTGATGTGAAGGTAGCATCAACACTTATTTTGCCTGCACTTATTACTCTTGGCTCCGATCAAAACTTGACAGTAAAATATGCTAGTATTGATGCATTTGGAGCTGTTGCTCAGCATTTCAAAAATGACATGGTAAAGAAATATTCTTCTTTCTGTTCGTTGAAATTTTACATACTTTGTGTATTTCCCTTGGTCTGTAACCATGCTTTGTCAGGTTGTTGACAAGATACGCATTCAAATGGACGCTTTTCTTGAAGATGGATCACATGAAGCTACTATTTCTGTTATTCGTGCACTTGCAGTGGCTGTGCCTCATTCAACAGATAGGCTACGTGAATATATCCTACCCATTGCATTCAATGTTTACATCTTGGCTCAAGTTTTGCACGATCTTTCGCTTGCCTCCATGTTCATACATCCTTTGTCCATATGATTCTGTTTTCTTTGATATGACATACATCTTTTAACCAAGATATTTAAGCTGACGAGTGTCACACCTACCGGCAACGATATTGAATGGCATCGTGAAAGAACAAATGTATTTTGTGAAGCGCTGCGTGCTTTGGATGCTACAGGTTGGTCTTACCTGATATTATCACTCCTTTCCCTTAATATATACCACAACTGCGTTTCAAATCTGCCTCAAGCTTTATCTGTAGCATTGTTAATTCCAGGGTTTTAGAAATTGTTTTGGGGCTAGAACCCACAGCCTGACCCGTTCCACAGAACTCAGAAATACCTCTTAATATGTAAATCTGTGTTGTGATCCAAGATTATAATTGGGATAAACATCCGCCGGGAAGATAGCTAGGAGACGTCAACTGCTAGGGATGAGAGATTTAGATTATAGATGAgggagacttagaatattagaGGAGACatagattaattcttctcttGCTTGCTCTCTAATACACAACTATTGTCAACTATATATAGTTGGTCAACTAACAGAGTCCCAAACCAAATCTAATTCTACTTATCTCCTTCCTAATTCCGAATTGAATCTAACTCTTTTCAATCTTAACTAATCCAGACTCCTTATCTCAATTTGGACCGACTTCTAATTCtaatttatttccttcctaattTATCTAAACCGATTTATTTCTTACCTTACATAACTCTTGCACATGACATTACACCGCTTCTTTTGAGCAGCTTGTCCTCGAGCTGCAGGATGGCGGTCATGGTTGCAGCCCTTGAAGTCCTCACGGCTAGATAATCCTTGCGCAtgggtactgtagcaacagcaAGGCGGAAGGAATATAAGTTCGGTCATTGCAGAAACAGTAAGTAGGTTACTGTAGCAAGTAAGGCGTTTGCTGTACCTATAGTAAGACGGTTGCTGTGCCTATATATTGGGCTGACCCTCCTTTGTAAAGTACACCTTTGGATGACCTAAATCCAATAGTAGAGGTTGTTAGCAGTTATATGTTTTTGGGTAtttgaataaacatcagaaGCTGCTGGCAGCCAGAAAACTCCTGTGTCCAGTGTAGAGCCTGTTAACAGATACATGCTTTTGGATGTTTGAATAAACATGAAAGTGTGTGCTCGCGTGTGTGTTTTTACAACTCACCTCTCGCAGGATCAAATCTAACAATTGGTATTGAGAGCCAGAGTTGATCGATCATGGCGATGGTTGCTCCTACGAGTGGTGCGGCTTTGAGTCCCTAGAGGTAGTTCAACCGCCGCAGCTCTGCATCGAGGCCGCCACGATGATTGCGACACCGAGATGTTGATGGACGCGATGTCGTCATCCAGTGTGTGGTTAAAGGAGGTTGGCGACGCGTTGTACTCGATCCTCGCAAGGAGTAACTACGCTGACTAGAGCCTGCTCATGAAGGTCATGCTACAGGCTCGCGGTCTCTGGGACGCAGTGGAGTTTGGCGATGCAAATTTCTAGGAAGATCACATGGTGTTGGAGGCCATCCTCTGCGCCGTGCCCCAGGAGATGATTGGCACGCTCGCTGTCAAAACGAGCGCCAAGCAGGCCAGGGATGCCATCACATCGATGTGCGTCGGTGACAATCGTGTCTGTAAGGCCTCGACGCAACAGCTGCGGAAGG includes:
- the LOC133912731 gene encoding uncharacterized protein LOC133912731; the protein is MEATGGGAAEERWASLCNCVVNFLLEERYHLTALELLQELQEDGRHAHALRLRSFFSDPALFPPDLVARASSAPPGADPQSLLEEKIAAQEKLALTEYDLRLAKEDLSQLKLELQKQKESPPEDSIGRLSDASTCEGFISQQDKRDLKISALGPLKDNERKDLNCAVKEYLLLAGYRLAAMTFIEEVPDQDLDVWPNSSACVPDALRRYYYQYLSSTAEAAEEKISILQENETLLKDNERLNSEMDSLMKSREAANSQVAALRNSLEAAHKDIKEKEKTVQDLKQSLDFQRKELNDCRAEITALKMYIEGTQSSSQLFTGNSDGLKSHSIANSMEEAASLNNEDENSKGSKSITNKLVLAVSLTEDTQKNHQVIESSAEGPPISEAPVSCSADENGGYGTSEDKSVSNISSENVSFNGNLHGASMTRKSQGSSDSISVYLSEDRVPTEKLESPSKQKSSDKMALETIKIVSDALPKIVPYVLINHREELLPLIICAIEKHPDSDVRDSLTHTLFNLIKRPDGQQRRIIMDACVELAKSVGEMRTETELLPQCWEQINHQYEERRLLVAQSCGELAVYVRPEIRDSLILSIVQQLVEDAATVVREDATHNLALLLPLFPNLDKYYKVEELMFQLVCDPSGAVVEVALRELVPAVVRWGGKLDQISRVLLAHILASAQRCPPISGVEGTIDSHLRVLGEQERWNIDALLRMLTELLPFIHQRAIETCPFASVDPTSSTPENFSVSCLKLYATGDTEWSAFEWMHTDCLLDLIKLACLLPAKEDNLRTTITKCLLEVSGRYGKNYLEHIMLPVFLVAAGDIDSGDFIYFPLSIQSKVRGLRPKTSTAEKHAILCVFPLLLSGILGSPSSHQQLEEYLRKVLIQNTKDGSFAMHHTAEIINAVRFLCLFEEHHRVIFNILWEMVVSSDTNLKINAAALLKALVPYIDVKVASTLILPALITLGSDQNLTVKYASIDAFGAVAQHFKNDMVVDKIRIQMDAFLEDGSHEATISVIRALAVAVPHSTDRLREYLLTKIFKLTSVTPTGNDIEWHRERTNVFCEALRALDATDLPATSVRDLLLPSIQNLLKDLDALDPAHKEALEIIARERSGGTLESIGKVMGAHLGIASSVSSFFGESSLLGKKEGGEQHDSAGPAASQPNPQAQPENTRFGRIMRGGFGDMLRGKAKGADEPGLK